The following proteins are co-located in the Oncorhynchus clarkii lewisi isolate Uvic-CL-2024 chromosome 30, UVic_Ocla_1.0, whole genome shotgun sequence genome:
- the LOC139389968 gene encoding iron-sulfur cluster assembly 1 homolog, mitochondrial-like: MSLPNMSASMVARATVRAVSKRKILATRAALTLTPSAVNRIRNLLEDKPEYIGLKVGVRTRGCNGMTYTLDFTKQKDQADEEVLQDGVRVFIEKKAQLTLLGTEMDFVESKLSSEFVFNNPNIKGTCGCGESFNM; this comes from the exons ATGTCATTACCGAACATGTCTGCCTCCATGGTGGCTAGGGCGACCGTCCGAGCAGTCAGTAAAAGAAAGATATTAGCCACTAGAGCGGCTTTAACGCTG accccaTCTGCTGTGAATAGGATCAGGAACTTACTCGAGGATAAACCAGAATAC ATTGGTCTGAAGGTGGGTGTGAGGACACGGGGCTGTAACGGTATGACCTACACTCTGGACTTCACCAAGCAGAAAGATCAGGCTGATGAGGAGGTGCTGCAGGACG GTGTGCGTGTATTTATAGAGAAGAAGGCCCAGCTCACTCTGCTGGGGACCGAGATGGACTTTGTGGAGTCCAAGCTATCCAGTGAGTTTGTCTTCAACAACCCCAACATCAAGGGCACCTGCGGCTGTGGAGAGAGCTTCAACATGTGA